The genomic DNA ACGAAGAACTGGCGGATCACAGGCATGACGTGCCGCGCCATGACGCCGATGGCGTCCGGGTTCACCGGTACGTCACGCCAGCCGAGGAACTGCAGCCCCTCCGCTTCGGCGATCTCGCGGATGATGTTCTCGCAACGGCGGCGCTCGCCTGCGTGCTGGGGCAGGAAGGTCATGCCCACGCCGTACTCGCCGGCGTGCGGGATGTCGATGTCGAGCCGGGAGCACTCCTCACGGAAGAACTCGTGCGGCATCTGGATCATGATGCCGGCGCCATCGCCCGTCTTCGGGTCTGCCCCGCAGGCGCCGCGGTGCCCGAGGTTGATCAGCACCTCGAGGCCCTGCTCGATGATTTTGTGCGACTTCTCTCCCTTTACGCTCGCGACCAGGCCAACGCCGCAGGCGTCGTGCTCGAACGCGGGGTCATAGAGGCCCTGCTTCTCCAAACGTGGAATATACCGCTGGCGCGATTTCGTCTTTGCCATGGCTGGACCTTACAGCGGGAGTGCGCGGGATTCGGGGGAAATGAGCTTCCCGGGTCCCCCCCGAGGGGTCCGCTTCCTTGAATAGACCTTCAGCAGCGCGGCCATGAGGTCGCTTCTCCCCCGGTCGTTGTAGCTCTCGTGGTTTAGTGGTGCCCGGGCAGCAGGAATGCGCCGCCTAAGCTAAACCAGCCAGCCATGGGTGGGCCGGCTAGTGGTGGGATGATAAACGTCGATAGCGCCGAGCGCAATAGGTTAGTGATATCTATCACGGATAGAGGGCATCCAGAGCCGGTTTGGCGGGGACGCTCCGGGCTCATGTCGTTCGGCGTGGCTGCAGACCCGAGGCCGGCGTGCCCTACCAGATCCCGAGCTGCATCTTGATCTCGTCCGAGGCCATGGTGCGCGGGTCCCAGGGCGGCGTGAAGGTGATCTCGACATTCACGTCCTTCACTCCCGGCAAGTCCATGAGCGTGTCCTGGATCTGGCCGATAAGCAGCGGCCCCAGGGGGCAGGCTGGTGTCGTCAGCGTGATCACGACGTCCACCATGCCGTCCTCGTCGATATCGACGTCGTACACGAGCCCGAGGTCGACGATGCTCATGCGCAGCTCGGGGTCCTGCACGGGCTGCAGCGCGTCCATGATGTCTTCGGGCGATACGAGGGCGTTTGTCGCCATCGGTTAGCTCCTTGGCTGTCGGCTAGTCGGCAAGTCACCCGGCCGGCCAGAGGCCAGCCGGAGCCGCTTTGCCTCCATTATCCCAGACTCAACACCCCTATCCCAAAGTCCAGAGCCCAAAGTCCAAAGCCCAGAATCCAACCCCAACCCCCTACCGCTCGTCGCCCTTGATCTCGATGCGCTCCGGGCCGCCCTTGATCGCGTCCTCGAGCACGCGCCAGGCGAGGGTCGCGCACTTGACGCGCACCGGGAACTTCGCGACGCCCTGGAAGGCCTCGAGGTCGCCCAGGGCCTCGTCCGGCTCCGACTCGGCGTCAGTCATCATCGTGCGGAAGGCCTCGGCCAGCCGCTCCGCCTCGGCGACGGTCGCGCCCTTGACGGCGTCCGTCATCATCGAGGCCGAGGCCTGGCTGATCGAGCAGCCGCGCCCGCCGAAGGCGATGTCCTCGATCGTCTCGCCGTCCAGGGCCACGTCCAGCTCGATCTCGTCGCCGCAGAGGGGGTTGTAGCCCTCGGCGTGGGTGGCGTTCGGCAGCTTGCCCTTGTTATGCGGGTGGCGGTAGTGGTCGAGGATGAGCTCGCGATAGAGCTCGTCCAGCTCTGGCTCGGGGAAGGGCGAGTCAACGCGCGTCATTGAGTCACCATAGTCGATGGCGCCTTGAAGTACCTCCCCGCCGCCTGCAGCGCCTCGATGAACACGTCGATCTCCGCCTTCGTGTTGTAGAGGTAGAAGCTGGCGCGCGCCGTGGCCACGCAGTCCAGGCGGCGCATCAGCGGCTGGGCGCAGTGGTGTCCGGCGCGGATCGCGATGCCGTAAGTGTCCAGCACCTGGCCGAGGTCGTGCGGGTGGATGTCGCCATAGTTGAAGGCGACGACGCCGACGCGCTCCTCCGGGTCGTCCGGGCCGTAGACCTTGACCTCGGCAATGTCCGCCAGCCGCTCGAGGGCGTAGGCGACGAGCGAGCGCTCGTGCGCGCGCACGTTCTCCATGCCGATGCCTTCGAGGTAGTCGACGGCGGCGCCGAGGGCGATACCGTCGGCGATGTTCGGCGTACCCGCCTCGAACTTCCAGGGGATGTCGTTCCAGGTGGCGCCCTCGAGCGTGACGCGCGAGATCATCTCGCCGCCGCCGAGGAAGGGCCCCATCGCCTCCAGGTGCTCGGGCTTGCCCCAGAGCACGCCGATACCCGTCGGGCCCGCCATCTTGTGGCCGGAGAAGGCGACGAAGTCGGCGCCGAGCTCCGTGACGTCGATCGGCATGTTCGGGACGCTCTGGGCGGCGTCCACGACCATGATCGCGCCATGGCGGTGCGCAACCTCGGCGATCTCGGTGACGGGGTTGATGCCGAGCACGTTGGAGGCGTGCACTATCGACACTGCCTTCGTCTTCGGCCCGATGACGCGCTCGATCTGGTCGCGGCGCAGGCGGCCGTCCTCGTCGATGTCCAGGTACCTGATCGTCGCTCCCTTCTCCTGGGCGATGAGCTGCCAGGGGACAAGGTTCGAGTGGTGCTCCATCACCGAGAGCACGATCTCGTCGCCCGGCCCTAGGTTCGCGTGGCCCCAGGCGTAGGCGACCAGGTTCAACGCCTCCGTGGTGTTGCGGGTGAAGACCACGGAGCGCGGCTCCGGGGCCTTGATGAAGCGCGCGACCTTGGCCCGCGAGGCCTCGTACGCCTCGGTGGCTTCCTCCGCGAGCTTATGTAAACCGCGGTGGATGTTGGCGTTGTAGTTCTCGTAGTAGTCGACCAGCGCCTGGATCACCTGCCGCGGCTTCTGCGTCGTCGCGGCGTTGTCGAAGTACACCAGCGGCTTGCCGTGCACCTTGCGCTGGAGGATCGGAAAGTCCTTGCGGACGGCTTCTACGTCAAGCATGTTCGGCCCCCAGCCTTTCAGCCTTTAGCGCTCCAGCATCGCCCGACTGGCTTTGCCGCAGCTGGTCCAGGTGCTCGCGGTCATGGTCTTCGGCCAGCACCACCTGCATCAGCCCAGCCAGCGTCCATGGGGCGCCGCCCGGGTGCAGGTCCGCGTCCGCTTCGCGCAGCCCGGCGAGCAGCGCTTGCATCTCAGCGCCCGACTCCTCCAGCTCAGCGATGACGCGTTCGATCGGCCAGCGGCGGCGCTCCGCCACCCGGCGCTCGTTCTCGGCATCGGTGTCCGGCGCGAGCACCTCCGGCGGCACCTCGCGCCCCGCGGACACCGCGCGCAGGATGTCCTGCAACATCTGGTCGTTGCCGCGGCCGATGTGGGCCAGCAGGTCCTGGTTCGTCCAGCCTCGGACGAGGCTGGGCTTCTGCCAGAACGAGCCGTCCTGCTCCCTCGCGAACTCGATGACGGCCTGGCGGCTCCGCTCCATCTGGAGCGCCACGCGTTCCACCCAGCTCGCGAAGCGGACGGACGTCATCGCGAGTCCACCCTGACCTGCACCTGGCCGCCTTCGACGCGCACCTCGTAGGTCCGCACCGGCAGGACGGCAGGCAGCGCCTTCACGGCGCCGGTCTTCACGTCGAAGCGGGCGCCGTGGCGCGGGCACTCCACCTGGTCTCCGATCAGGGTCCCTTCGCCGAGAGGCCCGCCATCGTGCGTGCAAACGTCGTCGATGGCGTAGAAGGCGCCGTCGACGTTGGCGATCGCGACGTCGAAGCCGTCCACGCTGAACACGCGCACCTGGCCGGCGGGGATGTCGGAGGTCTGGGCTACGGTCACGAAGTCGTTGTCACTCATGGGTCGTCAGTTGTCGCTTTCAGCGCTTGCCGGGACCTCCCGCCCCCTCCGCCCTTCGGCCGGGCTCAGGACGAGCGGAAGTCGCCGGACGACAGGAAACGGACAATGGTGAGTCATCTCGAGGCCTCCAGCTTCGCGGCCAGCGCTCCCTGGACGCGCTCGCGCAGGGACTCGTCCGGGATACGGTCGAGGACCTCCTGGAAGAAGGCGTCGACTAGCATGCGCTCGGCCTCGTCGTGCTCTATGCCGCGCGACTCGAGGTAGAAGAGCTGCTCTTCATCAACCGGGCCGGCGGTGGCGCCGTGGCTGCAGCGGAGGATGTCGAACTGCTCGATCTCCAGCACCGGGATCGGCGCCGCCTTTGCTGTGCTGCTGAGCAGGAGATTGCGGCTCGTCTGGTTCGCGTCGCTGCCCGTGGCGCCGCCGTGGATGCGGACCGTGCCGTACCAGACCTCGCTCGCGCGGCCCGTGAGCGCGGCCTTGTAAAGGAGGTCGCTCGTCGTCCGCGGCGCCAGGTGGTCCTGTAGCGTAACGTAGTCGAAGCGCTGGCGGCCGTCGCCCAGCGAGACGTCGAGCAGGTTCGCGGCCGAGCCCTCGCCCCGGAGCAGCACCTCCGTCTTGGCCTTGGTAAGGTCGCCGCCCAGCCCGGCGTTGACTATCGTCGCCTCGGCGCCCGGCTCGAGTGAGGCGCGGATGGTGTTGAAGTAGTTGACCCTGTGACCCCAGCGGTTGATCGAGTAGTACTCCAGCCGGGCGTTCGCGCCGAGGTAGACCTCGACGGCGCCGCTTACCAGAGCTTCCGTGTCCTCCTCGGAGGCCACTTCGTGCACGAACCTGGCCCTGCTGTTTGCCCCGAGGCGGATCAGCGTCCGGGGGAAGACAGAGACGCCGCCCGTCGCGATCGCCTGCCAGTAGTGCAGCGGCAAGGCGACCTCGACGCCATCGGGCACGTAGAGGAAGCAGCCGCCCTGCCAGAGCGCGGAGTTCAGGGACACCAGCTTCCAGTCCGTGTACACGGAGGCGTACAGCAGGCCCTCGAGGTCCTGCCGGGCGGCCGCCGAGTCAAGGTCGAATAAGGCGACGCCTTGCGCGCGCAGTTGTTCGTCCAACCAGGCGGCATCGGATGCGCCGTCGATCTGGGCGACCTGGCCCGCGAAGTCGCCTTTGCCGGCCCAGTGCAGGTGCGACGGCAGCTGCCCCTGGTAGCGCCCGGCGGGACGCAGCGCGCCGAGGTCGATCCCCGACAGCTCCGTGCGCCGCCACTCGTCGTCCTTCGGGTCGGGCATGGCCTGGCTCTCGTAGGCTTCCCAGGCAGCGGCGCGGGAGCCTCGCAGCCACTGCGGCTCGCCGCCGCGGCGCGCCACCACCTCTTCGAGGTCGGCGCGAGTTACGGGTGGCAGCCTCAGGAATTCGGTTGGAGAGAGCGCAGTGGTGGTCATCGTGTCTCCGCGTATGGGGCAGAGGCGCGCCCGGCCGGGCGGCGTATGGCGGCAGCGCCCTGGACGGGGCGCCGCGGGCGCAGCAGTGCTGCGCCCCTACGCCGGGATCGGGTGGCCAATGGCTTAGTCATCGATACCTCTCATCGGTCGTCGCCCTGAGCCAGGGCGCGGATATGGTTTATTTCGCCGGCGTGGTAGGCGTCGTGCGAGATCATTGTGTTGATGACGAACCGCGTCTCGTGGACTAGCCGCAGGCTCCAGCCGTTGCGCGGCCGCAGGAGCTCGCTGTCGTCAGATAGGGCAGCGAGGTGCGACCTCAGGCTCGCGTGACCGGCGCGGACCCAATCGAGGAGCTCGCTGCGCGGTGCATCCCCGGGAAGCGCCGGCATCGTCTCCGGCCGTCCGGGCACCATCGAGCGGTCACCGAAAGCGTGGTTGTCATACACGTGCTTCGCCAGGCCGACGTGCCGGACGATGTCGCCTATCGTACGGCTGCCGCCCGGGGGCAGCCACGACCAATCTTCCTCGCGTACGGACGCCAGGTTCACCAGCAGCGCGTGGCCGCGGTCGAGGCCCGGCAAGCCCTCGAAGGCGTAATCCATCGCGAATAGCAATTGCTCGATACCTGACCTGCCCATCCCTCTCCCACCGAGTGCCGCCTCGCGTAGGAGCGGCTCCCAACGCACCCCTACGCGACCCTTCCAACCCGAAGGCCTTCGCTGCCGCGGTCTACCCGACCGCGCCCTCCATCTGGAGCTCGATCAGGCGGTTCAACTCGATGGCGTACTCCATCGGCAGTTCCTTGACGATCGGCTCGACGAAGCCGTTCACGATCATCTTCGTGGCCTCGGTCTCGTCGATGCCGCGGCTCATCAGGTAGAAGAGCTGCTCTTCGCCGACCTTGCTCACTGTCGCCTCGTGGCCGATGGTCACCTGCTCCTCGTCGATCTCCATCACCGGGTAGGTGTCGGAGCGCGACTCGGCGTCCAGCAGGAGCGCGTCGCAGCGCACCGTCGACTTCGAGTTCTTGGCGCCGGGGTAGACCTTCAGGAGGCCCCTGTAGCTCGTCCGGCCGCCGCCCTTGGAGATGGACTTCGAGATGATGGTCGAAGTCGTGTTCGGGGCGACGTGGATGACCTTGCCGCCGGCGTCCTGGTGCTGGCCCGGGCCGGCGAACGCCAGCGAAAGGATCTCGCCGTGGGCGCCCGGCTCCATCAGGAACACGCTCGGGTACTTCATCGTGATTTTCGAGCCGAGGTTGCCGTCGACCCACTCCATCACGGCGTCCTGGTAGGCCACCGCGCGCTTCGTCACCAGGTTGTAGACGTTCGTCGACCAGTTCTGGATGGTCGTGTAGCGCACGCGTGCGCCCTTCTTGACGATGATCTCGACCACCGCCGAGTGCAGCGAGTCGTTCGAGTAAGTCGGAGCCGTGCAGCCCTCGACGTAGTGCACGTAGCTGCCCTCTTCGGCGATGATCAGCGTGCGCTCGAACTGCCCCATGCTCTCCGTGTTGATCCGGAAGTAGGCCTGGAGCGGGATGTCCACTCGCACGCCGGCGGGCACGTAGACGAAGCTGCCCCCCGACCACACGGCCGAGTTCAGGGCCGCGAATTTGTTGTCGGCTGCCGGCACGATGGTGCCGAAGTACTGCCGGACGATGTCCTCGTGCTCGCGCAGGCCGGTGTCCATGTCCACGAAGATGACGCCGAGCTTCTCGAGGTCCTCGCGGATCTTGTGATAGACGACCTCGGAGTCATACTGGGCGCCGACGCCGGCCAGGAACTTGCGCTCCGCCTCGGGGATGCCGAGCTTGTCGAAGGTGCGCTTGATCTCGGGAGGGACCTCTTCCCAGGTGCGCCCCTGCCCCTCCATGGGCTTCACGTAGTAGTAGATGTCCTGGAAGTCCAGCGGGTAGCCCTCCAGGTTGCCGCCCCAGAAGCCCTTCGGCATGGGCTTGGACTCGAAGATGTCGAGCGCGCGCAGGCGCTGCTCGCGCATCCACATCGGCTCGCCCTTCATCGCCGAGATCGAGGCGACGATCTCCTTGTCGAGGCCCTTGCGGACAACGTTGACCGGCTTGAAGTCGGGGTCATGCCAGCCGTACTTGTATCCGGTGACGATCTCTTCTGGTCTAACGGCTGTCATGCGACACCTCCAACATCGCCGCGGCCCGTTGCTCTGGCCGCTGGCGAATGTGCCTGAATTTGTCTGGCAATCTCGCTATGCGGAAGTCGCAAGCGCGCCCTCCGCCTCGTCGATCTCCTTGGTGATCCAGTCGTAGCCCTTCTCCTCCAGCTCCGCCGCCAGCTCTGGCCCGCCGGAGCGGACGATGCGGCCGCGGTAGAGCACGTGGACGAAGTCGGGCGTGACGTAATTCAGCATGCGCTGGTAGTGGGTGATGAGCAGGATGCCCATCTCCGGGCTGCGCAGGGCGTTGATGCCCTCGGCCACGGTGCGCAGGGCGTCGATGTCGAGGCCGGAGTCGGTCTCGTCCATGATCGCCATCTGCGGCCGAAGGATGCCCATCTGCAGCACCTCGGCGCGCTTCTTCTCGCCGCCGGAGAAGCCGTCGTTGACGTAGCGGCGGGCAAACGACTCGTCCATTTTGAGGAGGGCCATCGTATTCAGCAGCTGCGTGCGGAACTCGCGCACCGGGATGTCGGCGCCGCGCACGTTCTTCAGCGCCGCCCGCAGAAAGTTCACCATCGTGACGCCGGGGATGGCGGTCGGGTACTGCATGGCCAGGAAGAGGCCCCTCTTCGCCCGCTTGTCCGGCGTGAGGTCGGTGATGTCCTCACCCTTGAAGTAGATGCGGCCGCCGGTGACCTGGTAGCGCGGGTGGCCCATGAGGGTGTTCGCGAGCGTGCTCTTGCCGGAGCCGTTCGGGCCCATGATGGCGTGGACTTCGCCCACGGACACCTCCAGGCTGAGGCCGTTGAGGATCTGCTTGCCCTCTACGGCGACGGTCAGGTCTACGATCTTCAGTGTTGCGTGCTCAGTCATTGGCTAACGCCGATCTCCTCTGGTTTGCGGACTTCGGGACCTTCGGGCCTAGGCACCAGCCGCGCCTTCGGCCGGCCGCGGCTCGCGGACTATGTACTCGCACACCGGCGAGCCCTCGGCGATGCGCCTGATCTGGTCGACGTGCGCCCCGATCAGGAGCTCGATGCTCTGGCGGTCGGAGCGGCAGGGCGCATCCGTGATCTCGGCGATCCGGATGTAGGGGCATTCGCCGTTCACGAGCCGGAAGCCGGAATCGCCGTCCGGCCGCCAGCCGTCGACGATACCCTCCTCCTTGAGGGCGCGGCTTGCGCGCTGGACGCGCTCGGCCAGGGTCGTACCGACGACCTCGGCCTCGTGCGCGGCCGCCACCTCGAAGGCGACTTCCGACAGCGCTTCCTCGAGGACCTCGCGCCCCGACCGGCCGCCGACCGCGGTCTCGTCCATGCGGTCGAGCCGCCGGAAGAGGCGGGTCAGGAGCTGGAGGTAGCGCCTGCCGGAGCTCTCTTCGCCGCGCTCCGTCGGGAAGAAGACCAGCGAGGGCCTGCCGACGCCGTGCCGGTCCAGACGGGCATCGATGAGCCCGTCCGCGCGAAGGCCGTCGAGATGCCGGCGGACGGCCGCCTGGCTGACGCCCAGCGCCTCAGCAATCTGGGCGGTGGTTATCTCGCGATGGCCCCGCACCAGCCGCAACACCTGCTCGCGGGTAGTCTCCACGCTTCGATCTTAGGTTCGGGGCCTCCCTATAGTCAACAATTTCTGACTTAAAATGCAGTTTTGTTCAAAAACCCTAACGTCGCGAGGCGTCTATTTGCCTTGCCGATGCCAGAGGTACGCGAACCAGTAGACGAGGCCCACGAGCACGCCGCCGCCGACCATGTTGCCCAGCGTGACGGGGAGGAGGTTGTCAGAGGCGAAGGCGACCCAACCCAGGTCCGCGGAGGAAGCGGCGCCCACTCTGTTTTCGAGCAGAATGCCCAGGGGGATGAAGTACATGTTCGCGATGCTGTGCTCGAAGCCGGCGGCCACGAAAGCGGAAATCGGGAACACGATCGCGACAGCCTTGTCGATGGTGCTGCGGGCGCTGTAGGTCAGCCACACCGCGAGGCAGACCAGGGCGTTGCAGAGGACGCCGAGGAAGAACGCCCCCTCGAAGTCCAAGTCTACCTTCGCGCTGGCGATACGGACCGCGGTGGCCCCCACCTCCTCCCCGCCGAGTCTCCACTGGCCTGAGAGGAGCACGAGGACCGCTGTGGCGACAGCGCCGGCAAAGTTCCCGGCGTACACGACAGCCCACACGGCCAGTAGGCGCACGGCCTGCACCTTGCCGGCAGCGAAGGCCATGACCATGAGGTTGTTGCCCGTGAACAGCTCGGCGCCGCCGATGACCACGAGTATCAGGCCCAGGCTGAAGGCGAGGCCCCCAAGAAGCCGGGAGGGCCCGAAGCCAAGGCTGCTCTCCGTGACGACGACCGTGAAGAAGTTGGCGCCGAGCGCAATGAAAGCGCCGGCCAAGACCGCGAGGACGAACATGCGGTGCAATGGCATGTTCGCTTTCGCGACACCGACCTCCTCAGCCCGCTCGGCCATCGCGGGCGGGAGGAGCAGGTCGAATGAGGCCGGGTGGTCTTGCATCTCGTGCTCAGGTCGCTCCAGCCTACGCTGTTGTAGGCGACGGCGTGGCTGCCGTCGCGGGTTGTCCGGCTCCAATCCTACCCCGGCCGCCTGCCCGATGCTTGCCTCGCCAATCGTGGCACCTGCTATACTCCGGCTCGGTGGCTTCTTCCATATAAATGCTTTGGTAGGTGAACATTTATGAAGGTTTCCTGCACCCAGGAAGCACTCTCCGCGGTCTGGGCATCGTCGGCCGGGCGGTCGCCGTCCGCAGCCCCCTGCCCATCACCTCCAATGTCCTCATCACCACCGACAAGGGGCAGATCAAGCTCGTGGCCACGGACGCGCAGTCCCTGACCATGAGCTGCTGGATCGGTGGCCAGATCGACGAAGAAGGCGGGATCACGGTGCCGGCCCGCCTCCTCACCGACTTCGTGAACACGCTGCCGAACGACAGGATCACGATGTCCGTGGCGCCGCGGTCGCGTCAGATGCGGCTGGTCTGCGCCCGCAACGAGGCCACCATCGGCGGCATCGACGCCGAAGAGTTCCCGCCGGCGCCGTCGGTCAAGGACGGCGTTACCGTTGCCCTGAAGCCGAAGGAGTTGCGCCAGGCGATCGCCCAGACGGTGTTCGCGGCCGCGACGGACGACTCGCGCCCGATCCTTACGGGGGTTAACACCAAGCTCGAGGGGTCGGAGCTGATGCTCGCGGCCTCGGATGGCTTCCGGCTGTCGGTCTTCAAGCTGCCGCTGGAGAAGCCGGTCTCCGAGAAGACGGAGATCGTCATCCCGGCCAAGGCGCTATCCGAACTGCACCGCCTCCTGGGCGATGAAGAAGGGGACGTGGTCCTCCAGACGGACGCCTCTAGGA from Dehalococcoidia bacterium includes the following:
- a CDS encoding metal-sulfur cluster assembly factor; translated protein: MATNALVSPEDIMDALQPVQDPELRMSIVDLGLVYDVDIDEDGMVDVVITLTTPACPLGPLLIGQIQDTLMDLPGVKDVNVEITFTPPWDPRTMASDEIKMQLGIW
- a CDS encoding SUF system NifU family Fe-S cluster assembly protein — translated: MTRVDSPFPEPELDELYRELILDHYRHPHNKGKLPNATHAEGYNPLCGDEIELDVALDGETIEDIAFGGRGCSISQASASMMTDAVKGATVAEAERLAEAFRTMMTDAESEPDEALGDLEAFQGVAKFPVRVKCATLAWRVLEDAIKGGPERIEIKGDER
- a CDS encoding cysteine desulfurase — translated: MLDVEAVRKDFPILQRKVHGKPLVYFDNAATTQKPRQVIQALVDYYENYNANIHRGLHKLAEEATEAYEASRAKVARFIKAPEPRSVVFTRNTTEALNLVAYAWGHANLGPGDEIVLSVMEHHSNLVPWQLIAQEKGATIRYLDIDEDGRLRRDQIERVIGPKTKAVSIVHASNVLGINPVTEIAEVAHRHGAIMVVDAAQSVPNMPIDVTELGADFVAFSGHKMAGPTGIGVLWGKPEHLEAMGPFLGGGEMISRVTLEGATWNDIPWKFEAGTPNIADGIALGAAVDYLEGIGMENVRAHERSLVAYALERLADIAEVKVYGPDDPEERVGVVAFNYGDIHPHDLGQVLDTYGIAIRAGHHCAQPLMRRLDCVATARASFYLYNTKAEIDVFIEALQAAGRYFKAPSTMVTQ
- a CDS encoding DinB family protein, which codes for MTSVRFASWVERVALQMERSRQAVIEFAREQDGSFWQKPSLVRGWTNQDLLAHIGRGNDQMLQDILRAVSAGREVPPEVLAPDTDAENERRVAERRRWPIERVIAELEESGAEMQALLAGLREADADLHPGGAPWTLAGLMQVVLAEDHDREHLDQLRQSQSGDAGALKAERLGAEHA
- a CDS encoding non-heme iron oxygenase ferredoxin subunit, translating into MSDNDFVTVAQTSDIPAGQVRVFSVDGFDVAIANVDGAFYAIDDVCTHDGGPLGEGTLIGDQVECPRHGARFDVKTGAVKALPAVLPVRTYEVRVEGGQVQVRVDSR
- the sufD gene encoding Fe-S cluster assembly protein SufD, with translation MTTTALSPTEFLRLPPVTRADLEEVVARRGGEPQWLRGSRAAAWEAYESQAMPDPKDDEWRRTELSGIDLGALRPAGRYQGQLPSHLHWAGKGDFAGQVAQIDGASDAAWLDEQLRAQGVALFDLDSAAARQDLEGLLYASVYTDWKLVSLNSALWQGGCFLYVPDGVEVALPLHYWQAIATGGVSVFPRTLIRLGANSRARFVHEVASEEDTEALVSGAVEVYLGANARLEYYSINRWGHRVNYFNTIRASLEPGAEATIVNAGLGGDLTKAKTEVLLRGEGSAANLLDVSLGDGRQRFDYVTLQDHLAPRTTSDLLYKAALTGRASEVWYGTVRIHGGATGSDANQTSRNLLLSSTAKAAPIPVLEIEQFDILRCSHGATAGPVDEEQLFYLESRGIEHDEAERMLVDAFFQEVLDRIPDESLRERVQGALAAKLEASR
- a CDS encoding DinB family protein, whose protein sequence is MGRSGIEQLLFAMDYAFEGLPGLDRGHALLVNLASVREEDWSWLPPGGSRTIGDIVRHVGLAKHVYDNHAFGDRSMVPGRPETMPALPGDAPRSELLDWVRAGHASLRSHLAALSDDSELLRPRNGWSLRLVHETRFVINTMISHDAYHAGEINHIRALAQGDDR
- the sufB gene encoding Fe-S cluster assembly protein SufB encodes the protein MTAVRPEEIVTGYKYGWHDPDFKPVNVVRKGLDKEIVASISAMKGEPMWMREQRLRALDIFESKPMPKGFWGGNLEGYPLDFQDIYYYVKPMEGQGRTWEEVPPEIKRTFDKLGIPEAERKFLAGVGAQYDSEVVYHKIREDLEKLGVIFVDMDTGLREHEDIVRQYFGTIVPAADNKFAALNSAVWSGGSFVYVPAGVRVDIPLQAYFRINTESMGQFERTLIIAEEGSYVHYVEGCTAPTYSNDSLHSAVVEIIVKKGARVRYTTIQNWSTNVYNLVTKRAVAYQDAVMEWVDGNLGSKITMKYPSVFLMEPGAHGEILSLAFAGPGQHQDAGGKVIHVAPNTTSTIISKSISKGGGRTSYRGLLKVYPGAKNSKSTVRCDALLLDAESRSDTYPVMEIDEEQVTIGHEATVSKVGEEQLFYLMSRGIDETEATKMIVNGFVEPIVKELPMEYAIELNRLIELQMEGAVG
- the sufC gene encoding Fe-S cluster assembly ATPase SufC, whose translation is MTEHATLKIVDLTVAVEGKQILNGLSLEVSVGEVHAIMGPNGSGKSTLANTLMGHPRYQVTGGRIYFKGEDITDLTPDKRAKRGLFLAMQYPTAIPGVTMVNFLRAALKNVRGADIPVREFRTQLLNTMALLKMDESFARRYVNDGFSGGEKKRAEVLQMGILRPQMAIMDETDSGLDIDALRTVAEGINALRSPEMGILLITHYQRMLNYVTPDFVHVLYRGRIVRSGGPELAAELEEKGYDWITKEIDEAEGALATSA
- a CDS encoding ArsR family transcriptional regulator; the encoded protein is METTREQVLRLVRGHREITTAQIAEALGVSQAAVRRHLDGLRADGLIDARLDRHGVGRPSLVFFPTERGEESSGRRYLQLLTRLFRRLDRMDETAVGGRSGREVLEEALSEVAFEVAAAHEAEVVGTTLAERVQRASRALKEEGIVDGWRPDGDSGFRLVNGECPYIRIAEITDAPCRSDRQSIELLIGAHVDQIRRIAEGSPVCEYIVREPRPAEGAAGA
- a CDS encoding formate/nitrite transporter family protein, which produces MQDHPASFDLLLPPAMAERAEEVGVAKANMPLHRMFVLAVLAGAFIALGANFFTVVVTESSLGFGPSRLLGGLAFSLGLILVVIGGAELFTGNNLMVMAFAAGKVQAVRLLAVWAVVYAGNFAGAVATAVLVLLSGQWRLGGEEVGATAVRIASAKVDLDFEGAFFLGVLCNALVCLAVWLTYSARSTIDKAVAIVFPISAFVAAGFEHSIANMYFIPLGILLENRVGAASSADLGWVAFASDNLLPVTLGNMVGGGVLVGLVYWFAYLWHRQGK
- the dnaN gene encoding DNA polymerase III subunit beta; translation: MNIYEGFLHPGSTLRGLGIVGRAVAVRSPLPITSNVLITTDKGQIKLVATDAQSLTMSCWIGGQIDEEGGITVPARLLTDFVNTLPNDRITMSVAPRSRQMRLVCARNEATIGGIDAEEFPPAPSVKDGVTVALKPKELRQAIAQTVFAAATDDSRPILTGVNTKLEGSELMLAASDGFRLSVFKLPLEKPVSEKTEIVIPAKALSELHRLLGDEEGDVVLQTDASRTRVLFRLTNVEMVAQLIQGTFPNISQLIPTTWTTSATVSVSDFLRETRIASVFARDGSGIVRLVVTPGEGGMPGTVKISARAEEIGDNEGVIDAAVEGEGVKIAFNGKYLQDLLQALDAGEIAMQTTGPSSQGAFRPVGADNYVHIIMPMFV